Proteins from a single region of Microbacterium sp. zg-Y818:
- a CDS encoding LCP family protein, with the protein MIATSDPSGASAPSSGRRPLARHGVQRTPGPFAQLMKVLAVALAVVLVSGVSVAAYTAYDLASNFADGSVDLEGQSPVPPDIGAIEGGVNLLLAGTDACEPEYAAYFGDRCMGEDAAGELNDVNMLVHISEAPRRVTVVSFPRDLMVPIPSCTHSDGTQTPASSRQPLNSAYTNGGDNGLACVAAAISELTGLDIPFAAKVTWGGVIEITNAIGGVEVCIANGIRDHHTGIDWEAGNRTISGLEALQFLRTRHGVGNGGDLGRISNQQQYMSRLARKLVSDEVLSNPATLYSLASTAVENVTPSKSLTNPVTLVQIALAVKNVPFEEIVFVQYPVVEDPYDPNRVAPDEDAAAALWAALEANQPITLSGEASQGDGVVVLDPEGSDAAPVDPGAPSDAATPGETAAPGVTLPSSIPGQTAAQETCSNGNVGG; encoded by the coding sequence GTGATCGCCACATCCGACCCGAGCGGCGCGAGCGCGCCCTCATCCGGTCGGCGCCCGCTGGCCCGCCACGGCGTACAGCGCACGCCCGGTCCCTTCGCGCAGCTGATGAAGGTCCTCGCGGTGGCGCTGGCGGTGGTGTTGGTGTCGGGCGTGAGCGTGGCGGCCTACACGGCCTACGACCTCGCCTCGAACTTCGCCGACGGGTCGGTCGACCTCGAGGGTCAGAGTCCCGTGCCGCCGGACATCGGCGCGATCGAGGGCGGCGTCAACCTGCTGCTGGCGGGCACCGATGCCTGCGAGCCCGAGTATGCGGCGTATTTCGGGGATCGCTGCATGGGGGAGGATGCCGCAGGCGAGCTGAACGACGTCAACATGCTCGTGCACATCTCCGAGGCGCCCCGCCGCGTGACCGTGGTCTCATTCCCCCGCGACCTGATGGTCCCCATTCCCTCCTGCACGCACTCCGACGGCACCCAGACGCCGGCTTCGAGCAGGCAGCCCCTCAACTCGGCGTACACCAACGGCGGCGACAACGGCCTGGCATGCGTGGCCGCGGCGATCTCGGAGCTGACCGGCCTGGACATCCCGTTCGCCGCCAAGGTGACCTGGGGTGGGGTGATCGAGATCACCAACGCGATCGGCGGGGTGGAGGTCTGCATCGCCAACGGCATCCGCGACCACCACACCGGCATCGACTGGGAGGCGGGCAACCGCACGATCTCGGGATTGGAGGCGCTCCAGTTCCTGCGCACCCGGCACGGGGTGGGCAACGGGGGCGACCTCGGCCGCATCTCGAACCAGCAGCAGTACATGTCGCGCCTGGCGCGCAAGCTCGTCAGCGACGAGGTGCTCTCGAACCCGGCGACGCTGTACTCACTGGCATCCACTGCGGTCGAGAACGTCACCCCGAGCAAGAGCCTCACCAACCCGGTGACCCTCGTGCAGATCGCCCTCGCGGTGAAGAACGTGCCGTTCGAGGAGATCGTCTTCGTGCAGTACCCCGTCGTGGAAGACCCGTACGACCCCAACCGCGTCGCCCCCGACGAGGATGCCGCCGCAGCGCTGTGGGCGGCGCTCGAGGCGAACCAGCCGATCACGCTGAGCGGCGAGGCCAGCCAGGGTGACGGTGTCGTCGTGCTGGATCCGGAGGGCTCGGATGCCGCGCCGGTCGACCCCGGGGCCCCGAGCGACGCCGCGACGCCCGGCGAGACCGCCGCGCCCGGCGTGACGCTCCCCTCATCG
- a CDS encoding HAD family hydrolase has protein sequence MNQAHLPSTGSIEVTDQADAAELVEDIAEDAENPRVPTERLLIVLDIDGTILLQDETLSPGIVEAVAHAHRAGHEVMLATGRSWESTRGILRVLEIAPEYIVCSNGAVIMKRVEADEVRYERFHTETFDPTEVLTLLREHLPEARYMVELPDGSRLYTEHLDDWNLQGATQVPFEELAAQRASRVVVVSPDETEQDFVDLVARIGLNEVSYAVGWTAWLDIAPRGVDKSSALALVCDWLGVDPAHVIVIGDGRNDIGMFRWARRNGGRAVAMAQGVDEVRSVAGETTGSVEAGGVAEILRAL, from the coding sequence ATGAACCAGGCGCACCTTCCCTCCACCGGCAGCATCGAGGTCACCGACCAGGCCGACGCCGCTGAGCTCGTCGAGGACATCGCCGAGGATGCCGAGAACCCCCGCGTCCCCACCGAGCGGCTGCTCATCGTGCTCGACATCGACGGCACGATCCTCCTGCAGGACGAGACCCTCAGCCCCGGCATCGTCGAGGCCGTCGCCCATGCGCACCGTGCCGGCCACGAGGTGATGCTGGCGACCGGACGCAGCTGGGAGAGCACCCGCGGCATCCTGCGCGTGCTCGAGATCGCCCCCGAGTACATCGTCTGCTCCAACGGCGCCGTGATCATGAAGCGCGTCGAGGCCGACGAGGTGCGCTACGAGCGGTTCCACACCGAGACGTTCGACCCCACCGAGGTGCTGACGCTGCTGCGCGAGCACCTGCCGGAGGCGCGGTACATGGTGGAGCTGCCCGACGGCAGTCGCCTGTATACCGAGCACCTCGATGACTGGAACCTGCAGGGGGCCACGCAGGTCCCGTTCGAGGAGCTCGCCGCTCAGCGCGCATCGCGCGTCGTCGTGGTCTCGCCCGACGAGACCGAGCAGGACTTCGTCGACCTCGTCGCCCGCATCGGCCTCAACGAGGTGTCGTACGCCGTGGGCTGGACGGCATGGCTCGACATCGCACCGCGCGGCGTCGACAAGTCCAGCGCCCTCGCCCTCGTCTGCGACTGGCTCGGGGTCGACCCGGCGCATGTGATCGTCATCGGCGACGGTCGCAACGACATCGGCATGTTCCGGTGGGCGCGGCGCAACGGTGGCCGCGCCGTGGCGATGGCCCAGGGCGTGGACGAGGTGCGCTCGGTAGCGGGTGAGACCACGGGCTCGGTCGAGGCCGGCGGCGTCGCCGAGATCCTCCGCGCGCTCTGA
- the serS gene encoding serine--tRNA ligase, with the protein MIDPALLRDRPDLVTRSQLARGESAQTVDDAVAADRDRRAAITAFEELRAAQNAHGKRVAQAPKEEKAALVAEAKELSEKVKVAQRQVAETEAAADAAFAKLENIVLDGVPAGGEEDFVTLRTHGEQPSFDFEPLDHLALGEKLGAIDMERGTKVSGARFYFLTGIGARLELALMNLGLDRALQAGFTPMIPPTLVRPEVMRGTGFLGQHADEVYHLADEDLYLVGTSEVPLAGYHMDEIIDLSRGPKRYAGWSTCYRSEAGSYGKDTRGIIRVHQFNKLEMFVYTTPDDAQAEHERLVALQEQMLQDLGLSYRVIDVAAGDLGSSAARKYDIEAWVPTQGAYRELTSTSNCTTYQARRLDIRYRPDGGKTSHVATLNGTLATTRWIVALLETHQRADGSVWVPEVLRPFLGGLEVLEPVA; encoded by the coding sequence ATGATCGATCCCGCTCTTCTCCGCGACCGGCCTGACCTGGTCACGCGCTCGCAGCTGGCTCGCGGTGAGTCGGCTCAGACGGTCGACGACGCCGTCGCAGCCGACCGCGACCGTCGCGCGGCGATCACCGCGTTCGAAGAGCTGCGTGCGGCGCAGAACGCGCACGGCAAGCGCGTCGCACAGGCCCCCAAAGAGGAGAAGGCCGCGCTCGTGGCCGAGGCCAAGGAGCTGAGCGAGAAGGTCAAGGTCGCCCAGCGGCAGGTCGCCGAGACCGAAGCTGCCGCCGACGCCGCCTTCGCGAAGCTGGAGAACATCGTCCTGGACGGCGTTCCCGCGGGCGGCGAGGAGGACTTCGTCACGCTGCGCACGCACGGCGAGCAGCCGTCATTCGACTTCGAGCCGCTCGACCATCTCGCCCTGGGGGAGAAGCTCGGTGCGATCGACATGGAGCGCGGCACCAAGGTGTCCGGCGCCCGCTTCTACTTCCTCACCGGGATCGGCGCCCGCCTCGAGCTCGCTCTGATGAACTTGGGGCTGGACCGCGCGCTGCAGGCGGGCTTCACCCCGATGATCCCGCCCACCCTCGTGCGCCCCGAGGTCATGCGCGGCACCGGCTTCCTCGGCCAGCACGCCGACGAGGTCTACCACCTGGCCGACGAGGACCTGTATCTCGTCGGCACCAGCGAGGTGCCCCTCGCCGGTTATCACATGGACGAGATCATCGACCTGTCCCGGGGACCCAAGCGCTACGCAGGGTGGTCCACCTGCTACCGCAGCGAAGCGGGGTCGTATGGCAAGGACACCCGCGGCATCATTCGCGTGCACCAGTTCAACAAGCTCGAGATGTTCGTCTACACGACGCCCGACGACGCACAGGCGGAGCACGAGCGCCTCGTCGCGCTGCAGGAGCAGATGCTGCAGGACCTCGGTCTCAGCTACCGCGTGATCGACGTGGCGGCCGGTGACCTCGGCTCGTCTGCGGCGCGCAAGTACGACATCGAGGCCTGGGTCCCGACGCAGGGCGCCTACCGTGAGCTCACCAGCACGAGCAACTGCACGACCTACCAGGCGCGGCGGCTCGACATCCGGTACCGGCCCGACGGCGGCAAGACGTCGCACGTCGCCACGCTCAACGGCACGCTCGCCACCACCCGCTGGATCGTCGCGCTGCTCGAGACCCACCAGCGCGCCGACGGCTCGGTGTGGGTTCCCGAGGTGCTGCGCCCCTTCCTGGGAGGGCTCGAGGTCCTGGAGCCGGTCGCATGA
- a CDS encoding diacylglycerol kinase family protein produces MTTPAAPRAALVYNPIKVDSTALVASVRRLSGEAGWDEPLLFATTVDDLGDTATREALDRGVDAVLVAGGDGTVRAVAGAVSGSGVPLTIVPSGTGNLLARNLRLPLGNPETMIAATFSGERHPIDIGFATLRRPGGEVDEHAFVVMGGMGLDAAMIANTSPQLKRSVGWVAYVEGAARSLVGAQPFHVVFQVQGRRMHSARVHSVLFANCGSLPAGLELIPEASVSDGLLDVVVFQPKGPFGWLFVWRRVAWDNSVLRRFRAGRSVLALRTEDSAVRYARGPALDVAPASPQPVQLDGDEFGEAVHVHTRVEPGALVVSVPVGHVLAPAGRSARRVGAAVLSTP; encoded by the coding sequence ATGACCACGCCCGCCGCTCCGCGTGCCGCCCTGGTCTACAACCCCATCAAGGTCGACTCCACAGCGCTCGTCGCGAGCGTGCGGCGACTGTCGGGCGAGGCCGGGTGGGACGAGCCGCTGCTGTTCGCCACGACCGTCGACGACCTCGGCGACACCGCGACGCGCGAGGCACTGGACCGGGGCGTCGACGCCGTGCTCGTCGCGGGCGGCGACGGCACCGTGCGCGCAGTCGCCGGGGCCGTGAGCGGCTCGGGCGTCCCGCTCACGATCGTGCCGAGCGGCACGGGCAACCTGCTGGCCCGCAACCTGCGGCTGCCGCTGGGCAACCCCGAGACGATGATCGCCGCCACCTTCTCAGGCGAGCGGCACCCGATCGACATCGGGTTCGCCACGTTGCGGCGCCCGGGTGGCGAGGTCGACGAGCACGCCTTCGTCGTGATGGGCGGCATGGGGCTGGATGCCGCGATGATCGCCAACACGAGCCCTCAGCTGAAGCGCAGCGTGGGATGGGTCGCATACGTCGAGGGCGCTGCCCGCTCGCTCGTCGGCGCGCAGCCGTTCCATGTCGTCTTCCAGGTGCAGGGACGCCGCATGCACTCGGCGCGCGTGCACAGCGTGCTGTTCGCCAACTGCGGCTCGCTCCCGGCCGGTCTCGAGCTCATCCCCGAGGCCTCGGTGTCCGACGGGCTGCTGGATGTGGTCGTCTTCCAGCCGAAGGGCCCGTTCGGCTGGCTGTTCGTCTGGCGTCGCGTCGCCTGGGACAACAGCGTGCTGCGCCGCTTCCGGGCCGGGCGCAGCGTGCTGGCGCTGCGCACCGAGGACTCCGCCGTGCGGTACGCGCGGGGACCCGCGCTGGATGTCGCCCCGGCCAGCCCTCAGCCGGTGCAGTTGGACGGCGACGAGTTCGGCGAGGCGGTGCACGTGCACACCCGCGTCGAACCCGGCGCGCTCGTGGTGTCCGTGCCGGTGGGGCACGTACTGGCCCCCGCAGGCCGGTCGGCGCGGCGGGTCGGCGCGGCGGTGCTGTCAACCCCGTGA
- a CDS encoding deoxyribodipyrimidine photo-lyase codes for MGAPSIVWFRDDLRLTDNPALRAAVDRAEPVIGLYVLDEHSPGFRPLGGAARWWLHHSLTSLGERLRERGGALLLRRGAAAGVVRETVAELGAGAVFWNRRYGGAARQVDADLKASLRADGVEVASFAASLLHEPWTVTTGGGTPFSVFSPFWRACLSLPAPRPPLPEPQTVDAPARVPASDALDDWSLLPTRPDWAEGLRETWMPGEPAARARLREFLAEDLGRHDQARDSPAAGATSRLSPRLRWGEISPFTVWHEAAGTEGAGRFLSELGWREFAWHTLYRFPDLATKNLRAEFDAFPWPPLDPSHLDAWQRGRTGIPLVDAGMAELWRTGYMHNRVRMVTASFLVKNLLIDWRRGEEWFWDTLVDADEANNPFNWQWVAGSGADAAPYFRIFNPELQRDKFDPDGVYTRRWAPGAETREPLVDLRLSRQAALDAYEAVKRA; via the coding sequence ATGGGCGCCCCCTCGATCGTGTGGTTCCGCGATGACCTGCGGCTGACCGACAACCCTGCGCTGCGAGCGGCGGTCGACCGGGCGGAGCCCGTCATCGGCCTGTACGTGCTCGACGAGCACTCCCCCGGCTTCCGCCCGCTCGGCGGCGCGGCCAGATGGTGGCTGCACCATTCGCTCACCTCGCTGGGCGAACGGCTGCGCGAGCGGGGCGGCGCGCTGCTGCTCCGCCGGGGCGCCGCGGCCGGGGTCGTGCGCGAGACGGTGGCCGAGCTCGGCGCCGGCGCCGTCTTCTGGAACCGCCGATACGGGGGCGCGGCCCGGCAGGTCGACGCGGACCTGAAAGCGTCCCTGCGCGCCGACGGCGTGGAGGTGGCATCCTTCGCCGCATCGCTGCTGCACGAGCCCTGGACGGTCACGACCGGCGGCGGCACACCCTTCTCGGTGTTCTCCCCGTTCTGGCGGGCGTGCCTGTCGCTCCCGGCGCCGCGCCCTCCCCTGCCCGAGCCGCAGACCGTGGATGCGCCGGCGCGGGTGCCGGCATCCGACGCCCTCGACGACTGGTCGCTGCTGCCGACGCGTCCGGACTGGGCGGAAGGTCTGCGCGAGACGTGGATGCCGGGGGAACCGGCGGCCCGCGCCCGCCTGCGGGAGTTCCTCGCCGAGGATCTCGGCCGCCACGACCAGGCTCGCGACTCTCCGGCCGCGGGGGCGACGTCGCGGCTGTCGCCGCGCCTTCGCTGGGGCGAGATCAGCCCGTTCACGGTGTGGCACGAGGCGGCGGGCACCGAGGGTGCCGGCCGGTTCCTCTCGGAGCTCGGGTGGCGGGAGTTCGCCTGGCACACGCTGTATCGCTTCCCCGATCTGGCGACGAAGAACCTTCGCGCGGAGTTCGACGCCTTCCCCTGGCCGCCGCTGGATCCGTCGCATCTCGATGCCTGGCAGCGGGGGCGAACCGGCATCCCTCTCGTCGACGCGGGGATGGCGGAGCTGTGGCGAACCGGATACATGCACAACCGGGTGCGCATGGTGACGGCGTCGTTCCTCGTGAAGAACCTGCTCATCGACTGGCGGCGGGGCGAGGAGTGGTTCTGGGACACCCTGGTCGATGCCGACGAGGCGAACAACCCGTTCAACTGGCAGTGGGTCGCCGGCTCCGGGGCGGACGCTGCGCCCTACTTCCGCATCTTCAACCCCGAGCTGCAGCGCGACAAGTTCGACCCCGACGGGGTCTACACGCGGAGGTGGGCGCCCGGCGCCGAGACCCGCGAGCCGCTGGTGGACCTGCGGCTGTCGCGCCAGGCGGCGCTGGACGCGTACGAGGCCGTGAAACGCGCGTGA
- a CDS encoding extracellular solute-binding protein gives MQHNKRAVATGVALLSAIALAGCSAGGTTDSGTDAAACAPSEGDVTLEFTSWIPGIEDVVDMWNEENSDIQVAVQTGPNGNSGTYKSFFSQLEAGNAPDLGQIEYDALSSFRVQDGLENLAACEEVVAAEADFIPWTWGQVTLGTSDGVFGIPQDSGPMALFYRSDLFEQNGIEVPTTWEEFKEAAVKVREAGGYITNFSTGDINQFAGFVWQANGDWFTNDGDAWTVDLTGDASTQVADYWQELLDEDLVSTYPAWTEEWNNAYNSGAVWGWNSAVWGANSISSGAPDTAGKWSVAPAPQWEAGGQSSGNWGGSSIAVFKGTDHLYEATKFALWLNTSEEALTALNTSANIYPATTEGLSLPSLQEGVEFYGGQKIYDVFAEAAEQVNPDFVWGPTMTQTYADVSDGFQRAVTGQGTLLEALEKAQASTISTLEAQGIPVAE, from the coding sequence ATGCAGCACAACAAGAGGGCAGTCGCCACCGGCGTCGCACTGCTCAGCGCGATCGCGCTGGCCGGATGCTCCGCGGGAGGCACCACCGACAGCGGCACGGATGCCGCGGCCTGCGCGCCGTCGGAGGGTGACGTCACGCTGGAGTTCACGTCGTGGATCCCGGGCATCGAAGACGTCGTCGACATGTGGAACGAGGAGAACTCCGACATCCAGGTCGCGGTGCAGACCGGTCCCAACGGCAACTCCGGCACGTACAAGAGCTTCTTCAGCCAGCTCGAGGCGGGCAACGCCCCCGACCTCGGTCAGATCGAGTACGACGCGCTGTCGAGCTTCCGCGTGCAGGACGGCCTCGAGAACCTCGCCGCGTGCGAGGAAGTCGTCGCCGCCGAGGCTGACTTCATCCCGTGGACCTGGGGCCAGGTGACGCTGGGCACGTCAGACGGCGTCTTCGGCATTCCGCAGGACTCCGGGCCGATGGCGCTGTTCTATCGCTCCGATCTGTTCGAGCAGAACGGCATCGAGGTTCCGACCACGTGGGAGGAGTTCAAGGAGGCCGCGGTGAAGGTGCGCGAGGCCGGCGGCTACATCACCAACTTCTCCACCGGTGACATCAACCAGTTCGCGGGCTTCGTGTGGCAGGCCAACGGCGACTGGTTCACCAACGACGGCGACGCCTGGACGGTCGACCTCACCGGAGACGCGTCGACGCAGGTCGCCGACTACTGGCAGGAGCTGCTCGACGAGGATCTCGTGTCGACCTACCCGGCGTGGACCGAGGAGTGGAACAACGCCTACAACTCCGGCGCCGTGTGGGGATGGAACTCCGCGGTCTGGGGTGCCAACTCCATCTCGAGCGGCGCGCCCGACACGGCCGGCAAGTGGTCGGTCGCGCCCGCCCCGCAGTGGGAGGCCGGTGGGCAGAGCTCGGGCAACTGGGGCGGCTCGTCGATCGCGGTGTTCAAGGGCACCGACCACCTCTACGAGGCGACGAAGTTCGCCCTGTGGCTGAACACCTCGGAAGAGGCGCTGACGGCGCTGAACACGTCGGCGAACATCTACCCGGCTACGACCGAGGGGCTGTCGCTGCCGTCGCTGCAGGAGGGCGTGGAGTTCTACGGCGGGCAGAAGATCTACGACGTGTTCGCAGAGGCGGCCGAGCAGGTGAACCCCGACTTCGTGTGGGGGCCGACCATGACGCAGACCTACGCCGACGTCTCCGACGGCTTCCAGCGGGCCGTGACCGGTCAGGGCACCCTGCTCGAGGCGCTCGAGAAGGCGCAGGCCTCGACCATCTCGACGCTCGAGGCTCAGGGCATCCCCGTCGCGGAATGA
- a CDS encoding carbohydrate ABC transporter permease: MSMLTRTRGATADDLAPARSRGARESIFSRGAALLVMGVFTLYFVVPIWWLFIASTKDRGDLLTTPALWFAEWNFFTNVGDLISYGDGIYFRWLLNSIGYAVVGALLATVFAAMCGYALAKYRFPGRELFFNVVLGGVLVPATALALPLFLLFSQVNLTNTYWAVLLPSIVSPFGVYLSRIYAASSVPDELIEAGRIDGAGEVRTFFTVSVRLMTPALVTVFLFQFVSIWNNFFLPLIMLRSAELFPITYGLYSWNTQLNQIPELRTYVLTGSFLSIVPLIVAFLLLQRFWRNGLGSGSVK; the protein is encoded by the coding sequence ATGAGCATGCTCACCCGTACCCGCGGGGCCACCGCGGACGATCTCGCCCCCGCCCGTTCGCGGGGTGCGCGCGAGAGCATCTTCTCCCGCGGTGCGGCGCTGCTCGTGATGGGGGTGTTCACCCTCTACTTCGTGGTGCCCATCTGGTGGCTGTTCATCGCATCCACCAAGGACCGCGGCGACCTGCTCACCACCCCCGCCCTCTGGTTCGCGGAGTGGAACTTCTTCACCAACGTCGGGGACCTCATCTCCTACGGCGACGGGATCTACTTCCGCTGGCTGCTCAACAGCATCGGCTACGCCGTCGTCGGCGCGCTGCTGGCGACCGTGTTCGCGGCGATGTGCGGCTACGCGCTGGCGAAGTACCGGTTCCCGGGGCGGGAGCTGTTCTTCAACGTGGTGCTCGGCGGCGTGCTGGTGCCGGCGACCGCGCTCGCGCTGCCGCTGTTCCTGCTGTTCAGCCAGGTGAACCTGACGAACACCTACTGGGCGGTGCTGCTGCCGAGCATCGTCAGTCCGTTCGGCGTCTATCTGAGCCGCATCTACGCCGCATCGTCGGTGCCCGACGAGCTCATCGAGGCCGGGCGCATCGACGGGGCCGGCGAGGTGCGCACGTTCTTCACCGTGTCGGTGCGACTGATGACCCCGGCGCTGGTGACGGTGTTCCTGTTCCAATTCGTGTCGATCTGGAACAACTTCTTCCTGCCGCTGATCATGCTGCGCAGCGCGGAGCTGTTCCCGATCACGTACGGGCTCTACTCCTGGAACACCCAGCTCAATCAGATCCCCGAACTGCGCACCTACGTGCTCACCGGCTCGTTCCTGTCGATCGTGCCGCTCATCGTCGCTTTCCTGCTGCTCCAGCGGTTCTGGCGCAACGGACTGGGCAGCGGCTCGGTCAAATGA
- a CDS encoding sugar ABC transporter permease: MTATEAITRAPDAARRSRPRRGERRKVQHKGAIAIFTGPFGVLFLLFYLIPIGYAVWKSLQVVQREGTYGAPQEVFGGLTQYALVFQNGPFWESVGRVLLFGVVQVPIMLGLALLFALLLDSPALKGKRFFRLAFFAPYAVPGVIAAIMWGFLYSPNLSPFTDVTRAIDFLSPEMVLWSIANVVTWVFVGYNMLIIYSALLAIPSEVYEAARLDGAGQIRIAWSIKIPMVAPAIVLTAVFSIIGTLQLLAEPQVFRSFSSAVSSGFTPNMLIYATSSVPNTQLAAAFSVVLALATFALSFTFLKSTQRKAAQ, encoded by the coding sequence ATGACCGCCACAGAAGCCATCACTCGCGCCCCCGACGCCGCACGCCGCTCCCGGCCGCGTCGCGGCGAGCGCCGCAAGGTGCAGCACAAGGGCGCGATCGCGATCTTCACCGGCCCGTTCGGGGTGCTGTTCCTGCTGTTCTATCTGATCCCCATCGGCTACGCGGTGTGGAAGTCGCTCCAGGTGGTCCAGCGCGAGGGCACCTACGGGGCGCCGCAGGAGGTATTCGGCGGGCTGACGCAGTATGCGCTGGTGTTCCAGAACGGCCCCTTCTGGGAGTCGGTCGGCCGCGTGCTGCTGTTCGGCGTCGTGCAGGTGCCGATCATGCTCGGGCTGGCGCTGCTGTTCGCGCTGCTGCTGGATTCGCCCGCGCTGAAGGGCAAGCGGTTCTTCCGCCTCGCCTTCTTCGCCCCCTACGCGGTCCCCGGTGTCATCGCCGCGATCATGTGGGGCTTCCTCTACTCCCCGAACCTGTCGCCGTTCACGGATGTGACGCGCGCCATCGACTTCCTCTCGCCGGAGATGGTGCTGTGGTCGATCGCGAACGTGGTGACGTGGGTGTTCGTCGGCTACAACATGCTCATCATCTACTCGGCCCTGCTGGCGATCCCGTCCGAGGTGTACGAGGCGGCGCGCCTGGACGGTGCCGGGCAGATCCGCATCGCGTGGTCGATCAAGATCCCGATGGTCGCCCCGGCGATCGTGCTCACGGCGGTCTTCTCCATCATCGGCACGCTGCAGCTGCTGGCAGAGCCGCAGGTGTTCCGCTCGTTCAGCTCGGCGGTCTCGTCCGGGTTCACCCCGAACATGCTCATCTACGCCACCAGCTCCGTCCCCAACACCCAGCTGGCGGCGGCGTTCTCGGTTGTGCTCGCGCTGGCGACGTTCGCCCTGTCGTTCACGTTCCTCAAGTCCACCCAGCGGAAGGCCGCGCAATGA